One window from the genome of Dongia rigui encodes:
- a CDS encoding CpsD/CapB family tyrosine-protein kinase, with the protein MEQIEKAMARARESRAGNLKQFRPANSPGGRASINGVAPAYTETVVAPLDARRMNEERLVADALGHPVSDTYSLLRTQVLQRLRANNMNSLAITSPESGAGVTTTAANLALAIALDVNQTVLLVDLNLRDPGIAQKFRITPPAGIDDYLHGEADLKDCLVSPGVPRLVILGARIPNGEAAEVLSSPRMAALARELHSRYHDRIIIYDLPPLIPSGDTLGFLPNVEAVLLVARSGKTTKSELEKSARLLGQKPIVGTLLNAH; encoded by the coding sequence ATGGAGCAGATTGAAAAAGCGATGGCGCGTGCACGCGAATCGCGTGCTGGCAATCTGAAGCAGTTCCGCCCCGCCAACAGCCCCGGCGGGCGGGCCTCCATCAATGGCGTGGCGCCTGCCTATACGGAAACCGTCGTGGCACCGCTCGATGCGCGGCGCATGAACGAGGAGCGCCTGGTAGCCGACGCGCTTGGCCACCCGGTCTCGGATACCTACAGCCTGCTGCGCACCCAGGTGCTGCAGCGCCTGCGCGCCAACAACATGAATTCGCTGGCCATCACCAGCCCGGAAAGCGGTGCTGGCGTCACGACCACGGCCGCCAATCTGGCGCTGGCAATCGCGCTCGACGTCAACCAGACGGTGCTGCTGGTCGATCTCAATCTGCGCGATCCCGGCATTGCGCAAAAATTCCGCATCACGCCGCCCGCTGGCATCGATGACTACCTCCATGGCGAGGCCGACCTCAAGGATTGCCTGGTCAGCCCCGGCGTGCCGCGGCTCGTGATCCTCGGCGCCCGCATTCCGAATGGCGAAGCGGCCGAGGTTTTGAGTTCGCCGCGCATGGCAGCACTCGCACGCGAACTGCACAGCCGCTATCACGACCGCATCATCATCTATGACCTGCCGCCGCTCATTCCTTCGGGCGATACGCTGGGCTTTCTGCCCAATGTCGAAGCCGTGCTGCTGGTCGCGCGCAGTGGCAAGACCACGAAGAGCGAGTTGGAGAAGTCGGCGCGGCTCCTCGGCCAGAAGCCGATCGTGGGAACATTGCTCAATGCACATTGA
- a CDS encoding ExeA family protein produces the protein MYEDFFGLNEKPFSLLPDPDFLFLSSKHSLALNMLEYSLAGQAGFCAITGEIGSGKTTLIRALLRRMDRDIRLGLISNTHSSLTDIASWALSAFGRSPAGKSRAEIHQDLMLFLIEEYGAGKRSVLIVDEAQNLTIEALEELRLLSNINADKDLLLQIILVGQPELLEKLRRPELCQFAQRISVSYHLAPLTCAETLHYITHRLRVAGTTAPIFNDMAVGGIQYFSGGVPRLINSICDMAMVYAYADQVREVDLDHIFRVVGDRMSNGVSVFAGIGGPEDPAAVREITALIRAAAEARATLPAPALPQPEPAPEPAPARRRQLVANDFGNGYASITAQQAETRPSWFRRTFLRAN, from the coding sequence ATGTATGAAGACTTCTTCGGGCTCAACGAGAAGCCGTTCTCGCTGTTGCCGGATCCCGATTTCCTATTCCTGAGCAGCAAGCATTCGCTGGCGCTCAACATGCTTGAATACAGCCTGGCGGGCCAAGCCGGTTTCTGCGCGATCACGGGCGAGATCGGGTCGGGCAAGACGACACTGATCCGGGCGCTGCTGCGCCGCATGGACCGCGATATCCGCCTTGGCCTGATTTCCAACACGCATAGCTCGCTCACCGACATCGCCTCCTGGGCGCTGAGTGCGTTTGGGCGCAGTCCTGCCGGCAAGTCGCGTGCCGAGATCCACCAGGACCTGATGCTGTTCCTGATCGAGGAATACGGTGCCGGCAAGCGCTCGGTGCTCATCGTCGACGAGGCGCAGAACTTGACGATCGAGGCGCTGGAGGAGTTGCGCCTGCTTTCCAACATCAATGCCGACAAGGATCTGCTGCTGCAGATCATCCTGGTCGGGCAGCCGGAACTGCTGGAAAAACTGCGCCGGCCGGAACTGTGCCAGTTCGCGCAGCGCATCAGCGTTTCCTATCATCTGGCGCCGCTGACCTGCGCCGAGACGCTGCATTACATCACGCATCGCCTGCGCGTTGCCGGCACCACGGCGCCGATTTTCAACGACATGGCGGTGGGCGGCATTCAATACTTCTCGGGCGGCGTGCCGCGACTCATCAACTCGATCTGCGACATGGCCATGGTCTATGCCTATGCCGACCAGGTGCGCGAGGTCGATCTCGACCACATTTTCCGTGTCGTCGGCGACCGTATGAGCAATGGCGTGTCGGTTTTCGCCGGCATTGGCGGCCCGGAAGATCCGGCCGCGGTGCGCGAGATTACCGCCCTCATTCGCGCGGCTGCCGAGGCGCGGGCGACCTTGCCGGCGCCGGCCCTGCCGCAGCCAGAGCCGGCACCTGAACCGGCACCGGCCCGGCGCCGCCAGCTCGTCGCCAATGATTTCGGCAACGGCTATGCGTCGATCACTGCGCAACAGGCAGAAACGCGTCCGTCATGGTTCCGGCGTACCTTCCTGCGGGCCAATTGA
- a CDS encoding glycosyltransferase family 25 protein, producing the protein MTGQAPQRTKVLVVSMADALDRQHRFSDRASAAVVPWRFFSAYSKLHPHLVYDETEALLAHGRPLRPGELGCYSSHYAIWEQLVADDDADQYVVLEDDVIVDWEYLKKIIDADLSPMKIDYLRLYYKYPVRQIVLMNAFVDRSRSLVELSDFAYGTQGYLITKAAAVRLLMHCRVVRRPIDDELDRSWAHGVRNLSVFPFPLIEESGASTIGASRFEKYPMPAHLRVRRRIHRFVERMRLRKAKAIRRLRHAFAN; encoded by the coding sequence GTGACCGGCCAAGCGCCGCAGCGCACCAAGGTGCTGGTCGTCAGCATGGCCGATGCGCTCGACCGGCAGCACCGGTTCAGCGATCGCGCGAGTGCAGCGGTGGTTCCGTGGCGCTTTTTTTCCGCCTATTCCAAGCTGCATCCCCATCTGGTTTATGACGAGACCGAAGCGCTGCTGGCCCATGGCCGCCCGCTGCGTCCCGGCGAACTCGGCTGCTATTCCAGCCATTACGCGATCTGGGAACAGCTGGTCGCCGATGACGATGCCGATCAGTATGTCGTTCTGGAAGACGACGTGATCGTGGATTGGGAATATCTGAAAAAGATCATCGACGCCGATCTGTCTCCCATGAAGATCGATTATCTGCGTCTTTACTACAAATACCCGGTCAGGCAGATCGTGCTGATGAACGCCTTCGTCGACCGGTCGCGTTCGCTGGTGGAGCTGTCGGATTTCGCCTATGGCACGCAAGGGTACCTGATCACCAAGGCGGCGGCGGTGCGTCTGCTGATGCATTGCCGTGTGGTCAGGCGACCGATCGATGACGAGCTTGACCGCAGCTGGGCGCATGGCGTGCGGAATCTCTCCGTGTTTCCTTTTCCGCTCATCGAGGAATCGGGCGCATCGACCATCGGCGCCAGCCGCTTCGAGAAATATCCCATGCCGGCGCATTTGCGCGTCCGGCGCCGCATTCATCGCTTCGTCGAGCGCATGCGGCTAAGAAAGGCAAAGGCGATTCGCCGGCTCCGACATGCGTTCGCAAATTGA
- a CDS encoding lipopolysaccharide biosynthesis protein, with the protein MRSQIELPRKPDLTDEVPVVGKEEETRQAAVATEDDGQGTYNRDLKRRTRISIVWTALRLASNQFFAFVVFVVLARLLSPHDIGTFAIVTLFSEFSRILANGGMTSYIARAKVLTPELQDTIFWTNMALACITSVIVIALAEPVLGLIGQPFAAGPLMVVAALLPIVAAGASHAAVCMRQFSHKSLAIRSAISGTLGGAAAIAAAYAGWGIWSLVVQRVVTEILNTLVSWQAYRWMPGRQFSRDSLREIWGFGSNLAFAQIVFLFLVRIQDLVIGATIGAAAVGIYRTAWRMTELVTNGAIQPFTTVAIQTFSRLQDNRADLIKAYRGMILASSMVSFPALVGFGIIAPDAVPVIYGEQWVASGVLAQIFALMVVPFTLNYFASPMLSAIGRGSDMRTLSLIQLGLTLVMTWAAAPYGIVAVAAAYVARAYITFPINLWLLKRRAGIGYKETVRASLPPFLASCLMGVGVWSFMHFARPYIAQPLHLVMGGVAIGMPLYAIFLPVLSRDARGVIGRKLKKLRGK; encoded by the coding sequence ATGCGTTCGCAAATTGAGTTGCCCCGCAAACCCGATCTGACGGACGAGGTCCCGGTGGTCGGCAAAGAAGAAGAAACGAGGCAGGCGGCGGTGGCGACGGAAGACGACGGGCAGGGAACGTATAATCGCGACCTTAAGCGCAGAACGCGAATCTCCATTGTCTGGACGGCGCTGCGGCTCGCGTCGAACCAGTTCTTCGCCTTCGTGGTGTTTGTCGTGCTGGCGCGGCTGCTGTCGCCGCATGACATCGGCACGTTTGCCATCGTCACGCTATTTTCCGAATTCAGCCGCATCCTTGCCAATGGCGGCATGACGAGTTACATCGCCCGCGCCAAGGTACTGACGCCGGAACTCCAGGACACGATCTTCTGGACCAATATGGCGCTGGCCTGCATCACGTCGGTGATCGTCATTGCCCTGGCCGAACCGGTCCTTGGTCTCATCGGCCAGCCTTTTGCCGCCGGCCCGCTGATGGTGGTGGCGGCATTGCTGCCAATCGTTGCCGCGGGTGCCTCGCATGCCGCGGTCTGCATGCGCCAGTTCAGCCACAAGTCGCTGGCCATCCGCTCGGCGATCAGCGGCACACTTGGCGGTGCGGCGGCGATTGCCGCGGCCTATGCTGGCTGGGGCATTTGGAGCCTGGTGGTGCAGCGCGTCGTCACCGAGATCCTCAATACGCTGGTGTCGTGGCAGGCCTATCGCTGGATGCCGGGCCGGCAGTTCAGCCGCGATTCCTTGCGCGAGATCTGGGGCTTCGGCTCCAACCTCGCGTTCGCGCAGATCGTCTTCCTGTTCCTGGTGCGTATCCAGGACCTGGTCATCGGCGCCACGATCGGCGCCGCCGCTGTCGGTATCTATCGTACTGCCTGGCGCATGACCGAACTGGTGACGAACGGCGCCATTCAGCCCTTCACGACGGTCGCCATCCAGACATTCTCGCGCTTGCAGGACAACCGCGCCGACCTCATCAAGGCCTATCGCGGCATGATCCTCGCCAGCTCCATGGTTTCGTTTCCGGCGCTGGTCGGGTTCGGCATCATCGCCCCGGATGCGGTGCCGGTCATCTATGGCGAGCAATGGGTGGCATCGGGCGTTCTGGCACAGATATTTGCCCTGATGGTGGTGCCCTTTACGCTCAATTACTTCGCCTCGCCGATGCTGAGCGCCATCGGTCGTGGCTCGGACATGCGGACGCTTTCGCTCATCCAGCTGGGATTGACGCTGGTCATGACCTGGGCAGCGGCACCCTACGGGATCGTGGCGGTCGCTGCCGCCTATGTCGCCCGCGCCTACATCACCTTTCCGATCAATCTGTGGCTGCTGAAGCGGCGCGCGGGCATCGGCTACAAGGAAACGGTGCGGGCCAGCCTGCCGCCGTTCCTGGCATCCTGTCTGATGGGTGTCGGTGTCTGGAGCTTCATGCATTTCGCCCGGCCCTACATTGCCCAGCCACTCCATCTCGTTATGGGCGGTGTCGCCATCGGCATGCCGCTCTATGCGATTTTCCTGCCCGTCCTGTCGCGCGATGCGCGTGGCGTGATCGGGCGCAAGCTCAAGAAGTTGCGCGGCAAATAG
- a CDS encoding polysaccharide pyruvyl transferase family protein: MSEVVSSKALIAGLQEKIDTVVRPLIPEGRISLVDFPNYANVGDSAIWLGQIEFLRQRLGVTPSYGATIDSYSREALLAAAPDGPILINGGGNFGTIWPRHHDFILRLLREHPGRPMVLLPQSLHFDPPEAADEVARAMEKHGRFTMVVRDQKSLAFARQKFPCDVHLAPDMAFFIGATQPRRPKDNFLFLMRSDKEKVEGQEMPSIPEGGDVTDWLEESRRRLRISRWMGRLSGIMRGGNGRISAYNALALNRYWRGVEILSRGRVVITDRLHAHIMSTLLDIPHVALDNSYGKVGGFIEAWTKPYAGLRRATTMDEALAAGRTLLATMPQCAAR, translated from the coding sequence ATGTCAGAAGTCGTCAGCAGCAAGGCACTGATCGCCGGATTGCAAGAGAAGATCGACACCGTGGTGCGGCCGCTCATTCCGGAAGGCCGCATCTCGCTGGTCGACTTCCCCAATTATGCCAATGTCGGGGACTCAGCGATCTGGCTGGGCCAGATCGAATTCCTGCGCCAGCGTCTGGGCGTCACACCGAGCTATGGCGCCACCATCGACAGCTATTCGCGCGAGGCATTGCTGGCCGCCGCGCCGGACGGGCCGATTCTGATCAATGGTGGCGGTAATTTCGGCACGATCTGGCCGCGGCATCATGATTTCATTTTGCGCCTGCTCCGCGAGCATCCGGGCCGGCCGATGGTCCTGCTGCCGCAATCGCTGCATTTCGACCCACCGGAAGCAGCCGATGAAGTGGCGCGCGCGATGGAGAAACACGGTCGCTTCACCATGGTGGTGCGCGATCAAAAGTCGCTGGCCTTCGCCCGCCAGAAATTCCCCTGTGATGTGCATCTGGCACCCGACATGGCGTTCTTCATCGGTGCCACGCAGCCGCGCCGCCCGAAGGACAACTTCCTGTTCCTGATGCGCTCCGACAAGGAGAAGGTCGAGGGCCAGGAGATGCCGAGCATTCCCGAAGGCGGCGACGTTACCGACTGGCTGGAGGAATCGCGCCGGCGCCTGCGCATCTCGCGCTGGATGGGGCGCCTCAGCGGCATCATGCGCGGCGGCAACGGCAGGATCAGCGCCTATAACGCCCTGGCGCTCAACCGCTATTGGCGGGGCGTCGAGATTCTGTCGCGTGGCCGCGTCGTCATCACGGATCGTCTGCATGCCCATATCATGTCGACGCTGCTCGATATCCCGCATGTGGCGCTCGACAATTCCTATGGCAAGGTCGGCGGCTTCATCGAGGCCTGGACCAAGCCCTATGCCGGCTTGCGTCGCGCGACGACCATGGACGAAGCGCTGGCGGCCGGCCGGACCCTGCTTGCCACCATGCCGCAATGTGCGGCGCGCTGA